The region AGGGACGAATTAATTGCATCCAGATTCAAATCCACATTCTTAGGATTGCTGAACCCGGCAAAATTAGCGAGGGAAATTTCAAGAGTGGTCAGTAATGTTTTCTCATGGAAGGGTTTTACCAGATAACCTGAAGGCTGAACCTGCTTAGCACGATCGAGGGTATTCTTATCTGAATAAGAGCTTAAAAAAACAAATGGGATCCCTAATTTTTCATGAATGTATTTCCCTAAATCAATTCCATCCTGCTTTCCTTCCAGATTGATATCCAAAAGTACAATATCCGGCTTACCTTCCTTCAGACTGAGCATTCCTTCTTCAAAATCATAAGCGATTCCAGCCACTTCATAATCATTGTTGTTCAGATACATGGCAAGGTTTTCGGCGATGAGGGGTTCATCTTCTACAATGAGTACGCGTACTTTATAATTGATTTCCTCCATCGCTATTTTTTGCTAAACTGAATTTGGATCTGTGTGCCCTGTATTCTATTCAAATCCAATTTTCCCTTTAACTTTTGAACAAATGCCCGCACCATTTTATATCCAAAACTACTGCTTCCTGCAATATCAATACCTTCAGGGATGCCAACTCCATCATCCTTAATTCCAAGATGAATTTTTTCATCCACTTCTTTCAGACTAACCTGTATGGTGCCACCTCCCAGATTATAAAATGCATATTTTAAAGCATTGGTCACCAATTCATTGATGATCATACCAATCGATACTACCGTATCCATATGCAATTGAATGGGATCCACTTCCACCTGAATATTTACTTTTTCCCCTTCCTTCTGATAGGCTGTTACCAAATGGTCCACAAGATTAAGTACATAATTGGGCATGTCCACCATATTTAAGCCAGCCGAAGCATATAAATTCTGATGGATAAATGCCATGGATTGCACCCGGTGTTTACTTTCCATTAATAAATTCTGATAACCATTGTCCTGAGCATATTTGGATTGCAAATCCAGTAAACTTGAAATAACCTGTAGATTATTCTTAACACGGTGATGAACTTCCTTATTGATAAATTCCAAATCATTTGTTTGCTTTATAATGATGGCATTTTTTTCCTGTTGCTTTCTGAGTAAAAAGAAAACCAGCAAAGACAATCCCATCAACAGTATAATACCAAACCATAAAACAGTTTGAAAATTCTGCTCATCAACAAGTGTCGCTTTCCGTAAATCATTTTCACGAACCAAAGCTTGGCTCATGACCCGTTCTTGCTGAAGTTGCTGACTTTGCAAAGCTTGTTCCCGAACTGCTGCTTCATGCAACTGATGTTCTTGCTTCAATGTATAATCTTTCAATTGATTCTCTCTCTTCAGTCCTGCCTGCAAAAGCAATTCCCGTCTAATTCGTTCTTCCTTTAACTGATTCTGAATTTTAAGATAATCTATCTCCCGATCCCTAATATGCACTTCGGAGTTTGATTCAATTGCTTCAGCCAACTTACTATTTTCCTTACTGGAATAACTGGTGCTGTTATGATTCAAATATTTTATTAACTCATAAGCTTTCTGAACATTGCCATTTCTGTAATAGGCCTCTGCAAGATTTGACTTGATGTAGTAATCAATGAAGGGCGTAAAGCCCTGATGAGAAAGCGCTTCCGCCTTGTTGAATTCTTCGAGCGCCTTTTCTTCTGATGAAACCGTCATGGCATAATTACCTTTTAATACGTGTAGGCGGACTTTAAAAAAATCTTCTTTAGGAATATCCTTTGCCTGTTCAATTTCCTGTATGATGGTGTTAAGTTCTGTGTAATTTTTATTTGTGTAGTAGAAATTTGCCAGCTCAACCTTGGATTCATAGATGGCCGGAATATTCTTTTTTAATTGTGCCAATTCCAGACTTTGCTTAATAAAAAACACTTGCAGAATCCAATCTTTCTAGGTCAAGATAAATTCTACCCAATGCCAATGCATTTTTCTGCATGGCAGAACTTTTATTTAATTTGGTAAACAATAAGAGTGAACGGCGGTAAAAATGAATAGCCTTATCTGGTTTACTGATTTTGTCAAAAACAAGGGCCAAATCTTCCTGCAATTCAGCCATCAATTCTTCCTCGTGATTTGATTTTGCCAGTTCCAAAGCAGACCTGATCTTTGTTGTGGAACTAAAAAAACGACCATTTTTAAAATCAATTCCGGCTAATATTTTCAAAGCCAATGCTTCCGTATATGGATCCGATTTGTTGAGAAGTGAGTTCAGCAATTGGATGGCCTTTTCAGTACTGTCCAATTCAATTAAGGCCTGTGCTTTATAAACCTTGCACAAG is a window of Candidatus Vicinibacter affinis DNA encoding:
- a CDS encoding response regulator transcription factor, which produces MEEINYKVRVLIVEDEPLIAENLAMYLNNNDYEVAGIAYDFEEGMLSLKEGKPDIVLLDINLEGKQDGIDLGKYIHEKLGIPFVFLSSYSDKNTLDRAKQVQPSGYLVKPFHEKTLLTTLEISLANFAGFSNPKNVDLNLDAINSSLHSPLSQREFEVLQLIYGGKTNQQISQELYISINTLKRHINNAYMRLDVNTRTTAIKKLRDLMKLK
- a CDS encoding sensor histidine kinase; the encoded protein is MAQLKKNIPAIYESKVELANFYYTNKNYTELNTIIQEIEQAKDIPKEDFFKVRLHVLKGNYAMTVSSEEKALEEFNKAEALSHQGFTPFIDYYIKSNLAEAYYRNGNVQKAYELIKYLNHNSTSYSSKENSKLAEAIESNSEVHIRDREIDYLKIQNQLKEERIRRELLLQAGLKRENQLKDYTLKQEHQLHEAAVREQALQSQQLQQERVMSQALVRENDLRKATLVDEQNFQTVLWFGIILLMGLSLLVFFLLRKQQEKNAIIIKQTNDLEFINKEVHHRVKNNLQVISSLLDLQSKYAQDNGYQNLLMESKHRVQSMAFIHQNLYASAGLNMVDMPNYVLNLVDHLVTAYQKEGEKVNIQVEVDPIQLHMDTVVSIGMIINELVTNALKYAFYNLGGGTIQVSLKEVDEKIHLGIKDDGVGIPEGIDIAGSSSFGYKMVRAFVQKLKGKLDLNRIQGTQIQIQFSKK